From a region of the Epinephelus fuscoguttatus linkage group LG21, E.fuscoguttatus.final_Chr_v1 genome:
- the LOC125882207 gene encoding receptor activity-modifying protein 3-like, which yields MDTNEFAVLKLFVVGILVNAWMMRGLSATDSFDIEPTPPQPKKACNESRLHWEVEVCGEDFKRDMGHIDQQYWCNLTHFISEYHLFTLCTETKSHMVNCYWPNPLVEGYIIRIHKLFFSNCTMEQVVWVDPPDDTLTILILVPVFLTLAMIALVVWCSKRSDILA from the exons tcaATGCCTGGATGATGAGAGGATTATCAG CCACCGACAGTTTCGACATAGAGCCCACTCCCCCCCAGCCGAAGAAAGCCTGCAATGAGTCTCGTCTGCATTGGGAGGTAGAGGTCTGTGGAGAGGACTTCAAGCGGGACATGGGTCACATAGATCAACAGTACTGGTGTAACCTAACACACTTTATCAG TGAGTACCACCTCTTCACCCTCTGCACGGAGACAAAGTCCCACATGGTCAACTGCTACTGGCCCAATCCACTGGTGGAGGGCTACATCATCCGCATACACAAGCTATTTTTCTCCAACTGCACCATGGAGCAGGTGGTATGGGTGGACCCGCCGGACGACACGCTAACCATCCTCATCCTCGTCCCTGTTTTCCTCACGCTGGCCATGATCGCACTGGTGGTCTGGTGTAGCAAGAGGAGTGATATCCTGGCttag